One genomic region from Streptomyces venezuelae encodes:
- a CDS encoding FadD3 family acyl-CoA ligase: MTGAQTVARLADRAAERYGDEEALVFGEDRWTFTELRDRVDRVARAVIARGVRPGDPVAVWAPNSARWVVAALGAVAAGGVLVPVNTRYKAAEAADILRRSRARLLFTEHDFLGTDYRAVLAASGEQLPLLEGTVTLHSAEWDRFLTGADRVTGTERLARSAAVRPADTADILFTSGTTGRPKGVPATHAQNLRVYEAWARAVTLRRGDRHLLVNPFFHTFGYKAGVLACLLHGATIVPERVFDAETVLGRMRDERISVLTGAPTVFTSLIHHPRRAEYDLTSMRMAVTGAANIPTSLIERIRTDIGARNVSTAYGLTESTGVVAVCRPHESPETLARTSGTALEGTELRVDAPPGESGEILTRGPHVMHGYLDDPEATAEAVDAEGWLHTGDVGVLDERGFLRITDRLKDMFVVGGFNVYPAEVEQVLRGHPAVLDAAVVGAPDERLGEVGVAYCVPAAGARIDAAELTAYTRERLANFKAPRAFHALPELPHNAAGKVDKADLRRRTTTLRTASTG, encoded by the coding sequence ATGACAGGCGCGCAGACGGTCGCCCGGCTCGCGGACCGGGCCGCTGAGAGGTACGGGGACGAGGAGGCCCTCGTCTTCGGCGAGGACCGCTGGACCTTCACGGAGCTGCGGGACCGGGTCGACCGGGTGGCCCGCGCGGTGATCGCGCGGGGGGTGCGGCCCGGTGACCCCGTCGCCGTGTGGGCGCCCAACAGCGCCCGGTGGGTGGTGGCCGCGCTGGGCGCGGTGGCGGCCGGCGGGGTGCTCGTCCCGGTGAACACGCGCTACAAGGCGGCCGAGGCCGCCGACATCCTGCGCCGCTCCCGCGCCCGGCTCCTCTTCACCGAGCACGACTTCCTCGGTACGGACTACCGGGCCGTGCTCGCGGCGTCCGGGGAGCAACTCCCGCTGCTCGAAGGGACCGTGACCCTGCACTCGGCGGAGTGGGACCGGTTCCTGACGGGCGCGGACCGGGTGACGGGCACGGAGCGCCTGGCCCGGAGCGCCGCCGTGCGGCCGGCGGACACCGCCGACATCCTCTTCACCTCCGGGACGACCGGCCGGCCCAAGGGCGTGCCCGCCACGCACGCGCAGAATCTGCGCGTCTACGAGGCATGGGCCCGCGCGGTCACGCTCCGGCGCGGCGACCGCCATCTCCTCGTGAACCCGTTCTTCCACACCTTCGGCTACAAGGCGGGCGTCCTCGCCTGTCTGCTGCACGGGGCCACGATCGTGCCCGAGCGGGTCTTCGACGCGGAGACCGTCCTCGGCCGCATGCGCGACGAGCGGATCTCCGTCCTCACCGGGGCGCCCACCGTCTTCACCTCGCTCATCCACCACCCCCGGCGCGCGGAGTACGACCTGACGTCGATGCGGATGGCCGTCACGGGCGCGGCGAACATCCCCACCTCGCTCATCGAGCGGATCAGGACGGACATCGGCGCGCGGAACGTCAGCACCGCGTACGGGCTGACCGAGTCGACGGGCGTGGTCGCCGTCTGCCGGCCCCACGAGTCCCCCGAGACCCTGGCCCGCACCTCGGGAACGGCCCTGGAGGGCACCGAGCTGCGCGTCGACGCGCCGCCCGGGGAGTCCGGCGAGATCCTCACCCGCGGCCCGCACGTCATGCACGGCTATCTCGACGACCCCGAGGCCACCGCGGAGGCCGTCGACGCGGAGGGCTGGCTGCACACGGGGGACGTCGGCGTCCTCGACGAGCGCGGGTTCCTGCGGATCACCGACCGGCTCAAGGACATGTTCGTGGTCGGCGGGTTCAACGTGTACCCGGCCGAGGTGGAGCAGGTGCTGCGCGGCCATCCGGCCGTCCTGGACGCGGCGGTCGTGGGCGCTCCGGACGAGCGGCTCGGGGAGGTCGGGGTCGCCTACTGCGTACCGGCGGCGGGGGCCCGGATCGACGCGGCGGAACTGACCGCGTACACGCGGGAGCGCCTGGCCAACTTCAAGGCTCCACGGGCCTTCCACGCCCTGCCGGAGCTCCCGCACAACGCCGCCGGAAAGGTCGACAAGGCGGACCTGCGCCGGCGCACCACCACCCTTCGCACGGCATCCACCGGATGA
- a CDS encoding SpoIIE family protein phosphatase has protein sequence MTGSPMPEGPSYGALVDPGFAALIAENRWLRGRLAHRHLLDLAAGVLAAQMRLPTADAAEHLTALARATGLSVADIAADVVNAVAGDDGPPVAGTTDGAPPIGRTVEDRRARRTAAEAETAYTVHEAARTLLHGGLAPLGADSLWLWQRADHGCLLLAGCAGVGAAEAAAWQWIPPAVPEPLRSALVAGTPVWLEEGPAAGHLLPGSSPDGARALLPLTRRGRPVGLALIGWPRPRALDATARRALTGLLEVASTVLDTADPALPAVPVLVDVLDSLAHPAMLLHMSGTTEEPTVEHLNDEAVAVLGGLPRDGRGSLVGHFPLVHADLARMARRAVAAGRVQRAARLPALARPEEPVPLLDVRVLPAGEDRAIALWHTVADPGTAAARATARLQSVATFQDSLTGGGTFWSEQAYGVFGMARDEPPVPLLDLRARVHRDDCDALTALLRTLTERQTGAQAVLRIVFPGGSVRHVRVAAEPLIAGGTVTGIAGVYQDVSDSRRTEAALTATFDHFTALHHQAETRHQLALQLQRAIVPEVPGLMELPGGLVVAVRYRPATEEYRVGGDWYDVLALPTGKILVAVGDIAGHGIDSVTGMVALRNAQRALAFTGESPRSLMGWLNEVTLRTGGGTTATAVCALYDPEDHGLLWSSAGHLPMLLLREGRARLLDPPKDVLLGAVSSFSYREQRIGLRPGDTLLLYTDGLVERRHDGLDEGLTRLATEVERLADRSPERLVDELLTTATGDTDDDTSLVAVRVG, from the coding sequence GTGACCGGTTCCCCGATGCCCGAGGGGCCGTCGTACGGCGCTCTGGTGGACCCCGGATTCGCCGCCCTGATCGCCGAGAACCGGTGGCTGCGCGGCCGACTCGCCCACCGCCATCTGCTCGACCTCGCCGCCGGCGTGCTCGCCGCCCAGATGCGGCTGCCCACCGCCGACGCGGCCGAACACCTCACCGCCCTCGCACGGGCGACCGGCCTGTCGGTGGCGGACATCGCGGCGGACGTCGTCAACGCCGTCGCCGGGGACGACGGCCCTCCCGTCGCCGGCACGACCGACGGCGCCCCGCCCATCGGCCGGACCGTCGAGGACCGTCGGGCCCGCCGCACCGCCGCCGAGGCGGAGACGGCGTACACGGTCCACGAGGCGGCACGGACCCTGCTGCACGGCGGGCTCGCCCCGCTCGGCGCGGACAGCCTCTGGCTCTGGCAGCGGGCCGACCACGGCTGCCTGCTTCTCGCCGGCTGCGCGGGGGTCGGGGCGGCGGAGGCCGCGGCGTGGCAGTGGATTCCCCCCGCGGTCCCGGAACCGCTCCGCTCCGCCCTCGTGGCCGGCACGCCCGTCTGGCTGGAGGAGGGGCCGGCGGCCGGGCACCTGTTGCCGGGGTCGTCGCCGGACGGCGCGCGCGCTCTGCTGCCGCTGACCCGCCGCGGCAGGCCCGTCGGTCTCGCGCTGATCGGCTGGCCGCGTCCCCGAGCTCTCGATGCCACGGCCCGGCGGGCCCTCACCGGCCTCCTGGAGGTGGCGAGCACCGTCCTGGACACCGCCGACCCGGCCCTGCCCGCCGTACCCGTCCTCGTGGACGTCCTGGACTCCCTCGCCCATCCGGCGATGCTCCTCCACATGTCCGGTACGACCGAGGAGCCGACCGTGGAACACCTCAACGACGAGGCGGTCGCCGTGCTCGGGGGCCTGCCCCGTGACGGCCGCGGCTCCCTCGTCGGCCACTTCCCGCTGGTGCACGCGGATCTCGCCCGTATGGCGCGGCGCGCCGTCGCCGCCGGGCGCGTCCAGCGGGCCGCACGACTGCCCGCGCTCGCCCGGCCGGAGGAACCCGTGCCCCTGCTCGACGTGCGCGTGCTGCCGGCGGGCGAGGACCGCGCCATCGCTCTGTGGCACACCGTGGCCGATCCCGGTACCGCCGCGGCCCGGGCCACCGCACGGCTGCAGAGCGTCGCCACTTTCCAGGACAGCCTCACCGGCGGCGGGACGTTCTGGTCGGAGCAGGCGTACGGCGTGTTCGGCATGGCGCGGGACGAGCCGCCGGTGCCCTTGCTGGACCTGCGGGCCCGCGTGCACCGGGACGACTGCGACGCCCTCACCGCACTGCTGAGGACGCTCACCGAACGCCAGACGGGCGCGCAGGCCGTCCTGAGGATCGTGTTCCCCGGCGGGTCCGTGCGCCACGTGCGCGTGGCAGCCGAGCCGCTGATCGCGGGAGGGACGGTCACCGGGATCGCCGGCGTGTACCAGGACGTCTCGGACAGCCGCCGGACCGAGGCCGCACTGACGGCGACCTTCGACCACTTCACCGCGCTGCATCACCAGGCGGAGACCCGCCATCAGCTGGCGCTCCAGCTCCAGCGGGCGATCGTGCCCGAGGTCCCCGGGCTCATGGAGCTGCCCGGCGGCCTCGTGGTGGCCGTCCGGTACCGCCCGGCCACGGAGGAGTACCGGGTCGGCGGCGACTGGTACGACGTCCTCGCGCTGCCGACCGGCAAGATCCTGGTCGCCGTCGGCGACATCGCCGGGCACGGCATCGACTCCGTCACCGGCATGGTGGCCCTCCGCAACGCCCAACGGGCCCTCGCCTTCACCGGAGAATCGCCCCGGAGCCTGATGGGATGGCTCAACGAGGTGACCCTGCGGACCGGTGGCGGCACGACGGCGACGGCGGTCTGCGCGCTGTACGACCCCGAGGACCACGGTCTGCTCTGGTCGAGCGCCGGACACCTGCCGATGCTGCTGCTGCGCGAAGGCCGCGCGCGGCTGCTCGACCCGCCGAAGGACGTCCTCCTCGGCGCGGTCTCCTCGTTCTCCTACCGGGAGCAACGGATCGGGCTGCGCCCCGGGGACACGCTGCTGCTGTACACCGACGGCCTGGTCGAGCGCCGGCACGACGGACTGGACGAGGGCCTGACTCGGCTCGCCACCGAGGTGGAGCGGCTCGCGGACCGGTCGCCGGAGCGGCTCGTGGACGAACTGCTCACGACGGCCACCGGGGACACCGACGACGACACGAGCCTCGTCGCCGTGCGGGTGGGGTGA
- a CDS encoding ankyrin repeat domain-containing protein yields the protein MRDRDRRLLAAARRGDADEVRAALDAGARVEARDEELRSPLLLASLGSHVEAARALVAAGADPDAQDRRHDSAWLVTGVTGNVAMMRALLPANPDLTVRNRFGGVALIPASERGHVAYVRAVLRETAIDVDHVNDLGWTALLEAVILGDGGRPHQEVVELLLAAGADPELADADGVTALRHARRRGFDAIAALLDDA from the coding sequence ATGCGTGACCGCGACCGCCGCCTGCTGGCGGCCGCCCGCCGGGGCGATGCCGACGAGGTCCGGGCCGCCCTGGACGCGGGGGCCCGGGTCGAGGCCCGCGACGAGGAGCTGCGCTCCCCGCTGCTGCTCGCCTCGCTCGGGAGCCATGTCGAAGCGGCCCGTGCACTGGTCGCGGCCGGGGCCGACCCGGACGCCCAGGACCGGCGCCACGACAGCGCGTGGCTCGTCACCGGCGTCACCGGGAACGTCGCGATGATGCGCGCCCTGCTGCCCGCGAACCCCGACCTGACCGTGCGCAACCGCTTCGGCGGGGTCGCGCTGATCCCCGCGAGCGAGCGCGGTCACGTCGCCTACGTCCGGGCGGTGCTGCGGGAGACCGCGATCGACGTCGACCACGTCAACGACCTCGGCTGGACGGCCCTGCTGGAGGCCGTGATCCTCGGGGACGGCGGCCGGCCGCACCAGGAGGTCGTCGAACTGCTCCTCGCCGCCGGCGCCGACCCGGAACTCGCGGACGCGGACGGCGTCACGGCCCTGCGGCACGCACGGCGCCGCGGCTTCGACGCGATCGCGGCCCTCCTCGACGACGCCTGA
- a CDS encoding HAMP domain-containing protein: MAERRPVPPGGVPPHAELGEDGLRQLLAGLTAVRDGDLSARLPDGGGGILAEIAAVYNDMVGQLSLVTSEVTRVAGEVGGQGLLGGRIHEPRARGVWRELTSGVNTMADNLTSQVRSIAQIATAVAGGDLTRKIRVDARGEILELKETINTMVDRLSSFAEEVTRVAREVGTEGKLGGQATVHGVSGTWKDLTDNVNSMADNLTNQVRNIAQVTTAVAQGDLTSRIDVSARGEILELKTTINTMVDQLSSFAAEVTRVAREVGTEGKLGGQAEVEGVSGTWKRLTENVNELAGNLTRQVRAIAEVTSAVAEGDLTRSITADAPGEVGYLRDNINAMVESLRATTRANEEQDWLQTNLARITGLLQSTRSLPGIAELIMAEMPPLVDAQYGAFFLASHGEQGIELVMTAAYGSPDAPGARPRRFLLGQSLVGQAARDRRALLVEHLPDGYATVASGVGSGEPSTLIVLPIVVEEQVLGAVEFASLHPFTPLRRELLDRFVVSTGAVLGSLVANMRTDELLGQSRKLADELRSRSAELQTQQQELRRSNAELQEKAALLAQRNRDIESKNLVIEQARQELEERARQLARNSMYKSEFLANMSHELRTPLNSLLILARLLAQNSQGNLTEKQIDYAEVIHSAGSDLLRLINDILDLSKVEAGKMDIRHEPFPLRVLLEYLETTFGPVADERQLEFTVTRGDDVPEELNSDEARLRQVLRNLLSNALKFTDTGRVTLAVERVSAAETPPALLHDGGPVLAFRVTDTGVGIPAEQLGLIFEAFQQGDGTSARRYGGTGLGLSISREVAGLLGGTIEAASTPGHGSVFTFYLPVPGPAPGVTPGSAAADGADSPAGRGGDVDFGPDRLDESGAAEGTEGETVLVVDDDPRNVFALTEVLEGHGLRVLTADSGRAGLDALAAHTEIRLVLMDVMMAGMDGYTAIKATRKIPGREKLPIIAVTAKAMPDDRADTLAAGADDYVSKPVDKDELIAKIRSWIAG; this comes from the coding sequence ATGGCAGAGCGCAGACCGGTACCACCCGGCGGGGTGCCCCCGCACGCGGAGCTCGGCGAGGACGGCCTCCGGCAGCTGCTCGCCGGGCTCACGGCCGTCCGCGACGGCGATCTCTCCGCCCGGCTCCCCGACGGCGGCGGCGGCATCCTCGCCGAGATCGCGGCCGTCTACAACGACATGGTCGGGCAGCTCTCGCTCGTCACCTCCGAGGTCACGCGCGTCGCCGGCGAGGTCGGCGGGCAGGGGCTGCTCGGTGGCCGGATCCATGAGCCCCGGGCGCGCGGAGTGTGGCGGGAGCTGACCTCCGGGGTCAACACGATGGCCGACAACCTCACCTCGCAGGTGCGGTCCATCGCCCAGATCGCCACGGCCGTCGCCGGCGGTGACCTCACCCGGAAGATCCGGGTGGACGCGCGCGGCGAGATCCTGGAGCTGAAGGAGACCATCAACACCATGGTCGACCGGCTCTCCTCCTTCGCCGAGGAGGTCACGAGGGTCGCCCGCGAGGTGGGCACGGAGGGCAAACTCGGCGGCCAGGCGACCGTCCACGGCGTCTCCGGCACGTGGAAGGACCTCACCGACAACGTCAACTCCATGGCCGACAACCTCACCAACCAGGTGCGGAACATCGCCCAGGTCACCACCGCCGTCGCCCAGGGCGACCTGACCAGCCGGATCGACGTCTCGGCCCGGGGCGAGATCCTCGAACTGAAGACGACCATCAACACCATGGTCGACCAGCTGTCGTCCTTCGCGGCCGAGGTCACCCGCGTGGCGCGGGAGGTGGGCACGGAGGGCAAACTCGGCGGCCAGGCGGAGGTCGAGGGCGTCTCCGGCACCTGGAAGCGGCTCACGGAGAACGTCAACGAGCTCGCCGGGAACCTGACCCGCCAGGTCCGTGCCATCGCCGAGGTCACCAGCGCCGTCGCCGAGGGGGACCTGACCCGCTCGATCACGGCCGACGCGCCCGGTGAGGTCGGATACCTGCGCGACAACATCAACGCCATGGTCGAGTCGCTGCGCGCCACGACCCGGGCCAACGAGGAACAGGACTGGCTCCAGACCAACCTGGCCCGGATCACCGGACTCCTCCAGAGCACCCGGAGCCTGCCCGGGATCGCCGAGCTGATCATGGCCGAGATGCCGCCGCTGGTCGACGCCCAGTACGGCGCCTTCTTCCTCGCCTCGCACGGCGAGCAGGGCATCGAGCTCGTCATGACCGCCGCCTACGGATCGCCCGATGCTCCAGGTGCCCGGCCGCGGCGCTTCCTACTCGGCCAGTCGCTGGTCGGTCAGGCCGCACGCGACCGGCGCGCCCTCCTCGTCGAGCACCTGCCCGACGGATACGCCACCGTCGCGTCCGGAGTGGGGTCCGGAGAACCGAGCACGCTGATCGTGCTGCCGATCGTGGTCGAGGAACAGGTGCTCGGAGCCGTCGAGTTCGCCTCGCTCCACCCCTTCACCCCGCTCCGGCGGGAGCTCCTCGACCGCTTCGTGGTCAGCACCGGGGCCGTCCTCGGCTCCCTGGTCGCCAACATGCGCACCGACGAACTCCTGGGCCAGTCCCGCAAGCTCGCCGACGAACTCCGCTCCCGGTCGGCCGAGTTGCAGACGCAGCAGCAGGAACTCCGGCGTTCCAACGCCGAACTGCAGGAGAAGGCGGCACTCCTCGCCCAGCGCAACAGGGACATCGAGTCCAAGAACCTCGTCATCGAGCAGGCCCGGCAGGAGCTCGAGGAACGGGCCCGGCAGCTGGCCCGCAACTCCATGTACAAGTCCGAGTTCCTCGCCAACATGAGCCACGAACTGCGGACCCCGCTCAACAGCCTGCTCATCCTGGCCCGGCTCCTCGCCCAGAATTCCCAGGGGAACCTGACGGAGAAGCAGATCGACTACGCCGAGGTCATCCACTCCGCCGGTTCCGACCTCCTTCGGCTGATCAACGACATCCTCGACCTGTCGAAGGTCGAGGCCGGGAAGATGGACATCCGGCACGAGCCGTTCCCCCTCCGTGTCCTCCTCGAATACCTGGAGACGACCTTCGGGCCGGTGGCCGACGAACGGCAGTTGGAATTCACCGTCACCCGCGGGGACGACGTGCCCGAGGAGCTCAACAGCGACGAGGCGCGGCTCCGCCAGGTCCTGCGCAATCTCCTCTCCAACGCGCTGAAGTTCACCGACACGGGCCGGGTGACCCTCGCCGTCGAGCGCGTGAGCGCCGCGGAGACGCCGCCCGCCCTGCTGCACGACGGCGGCCCCGTGCTCGCCTTCCGGGTGACCGACACCGGTGTCGGCATCCCCGCGGAGCAGCTGGGGCTCATCTTCGAGGCCTTCCAGCAGGGCGACGGCACCTCTGCCCGCCGGTACGGCGGCACGGGGCTGGGGCTGTCCATCAGCCGGGAGGTGGCCGGTCTCCTCGGCGGCACCATCGAGGCGGCGAGCACGCCCGGCCACGGCAGCGTCTTCACGTTCTACCTGCCCGTGCCCGGTCCGGCACCCGGGGTGACACCGGGCTCCGCAGCCGCCGACGGCGCCGACTCCCCCGCCGGCCGCGGGGGTGACGTCGACTTCGGTCCCGACCGTCTTGACGAGAGCGGTGCCGCCGAGGGGACGGAGGGCGAGACGGTCCTGGTCGTCGACGACGACCCCCGCAACGTCTTCGCGCTCACCGAGGTGCTCGAAGGACACGGCCTGCGCGTCCTCACGGCCGACAGCGGCCGGGCGGGCCTCGACGCCCTCGCCGCGCACACCGAGATCCGGCTCGTCCTGATGGACGTCATGATGGCCGGCATGGACGGCTACACCGCCATCAAGGCCACCCGGAAGATCCCGGGACGCGAGAAGCTGCCCATCATCGCGGTCACCGCGAAGGCCATGCCGGACGACCGGGCCGACACCCTCGCGGCGGGCGCGGACGACTACGTGTCCAAGCCGGTCGACAAGGACGAGCTGATCGCCAAGATCCGATCCTGGATCGCTGGCTGA
- a CDS encoding sensor histidine kinase — translation MHVAFFVLLCSSLTRYLIVHPGAPSTPWVVVLAVVLALLYVLGPVLGPALGSRRSGASGALTAAPALWLTGVIGTWLTLVALAPSFGWCAVPLFYTGLRSLRTRPAVVLVALLTAAVVAAQVKLRLRFGFDPNLMFAPPAVAAVATAVFIYSQRQADRLRTVITDLVRTRRELAATERREGTLAERQRLSMEIHDTLAQGLSSQQMLFQAAERLWDDDPVAARRHIRTAASIAEHNLAEARRFVHDLAPADLAGGGGLEEALRALAEREASDTLQVRFHRDGTPTAPLPERLQSALVRIAQGALANIREHADATAAALTLTYLDDHVVLDVADDGRGFTATDRPGGVRGHGLPAMRARLQQLGGTLTIESTPGEGTVLSAVAPLPS, via the coding sequence ATGCACGTGGCGTTCTTCGTCCTCCTGTGCTCGTCCCTGACGCGCTACCTGATCGTCCACCCCGGCGCCCCCAGCACCCCCTGGGTCGTCGTCCTCGCCGTCGTCCTCGCCCTGCTGTACGTCCTGGGCCCGGTCCTGGGCCCGGCCCTGGGCTCCCGGCGGTCCGGCGCCTCCGGCGCGCTCACCGCGGCGCCCGCGCTCTGGCTGACCGGTGTGATCGGCACCTGGCTCACCCTGGTGGCGCTGGCACCGAGCTTCGGCTGGTGCGCGGTGCCCCTCTTCTACACCGGTCTGCGCTCCCTTCGGACCCGGCCGGCGGTCGTCCTCGTCGCGCTGCTGACCGCCGCGGTCGTGGCCGCCCAGGTCAAGCTGCGCCTGCGCTTCGGCTTCGACCCCAACCTGATGTTCGCCCCACCGGCCGTCGCCGCGGTCGCCACGGCGGTGTTCATCTACTCCCAGCGGCAGGCCGACCGGCTGCGGACCGTCATCACCGACCTCGTGCGCACCCGCCGGGAACTGGCCGCGACCGAGCGCCGCGAGGGCACCCTGGCCGAGCGGCAGCGGCTCTCCATGGAGATCCACGACACCCTCGCGCAGGGCCTGTCCAGCCAGCAGATGCTCTTCCAGGCCGCGGAGCGGCTCTGGGACGACGACCCCGTGGCCGCCCGCCGCCACATCCGTACCGCCGCCTCCATCGCCGAGCACAACCTGGCCGAGGCCCGCCGCTTCGTCCACGACCTCGCCCCGGCCGACCTCGCCGGCGGCGGCGGCCTCGAAGAGGCCCTGCGGGCCCTCGCGGAACGGGAGGCCTCCGACACCCTCCAGGTCCGCTTCCACCGGGACGGGACCCCCACGGCCCCGCTCCCCGAACGCCTGCAGTCGGCTCTGGTACGCATCGCCCAGGGCGCCCTCGCCAACATCCGCGAACACGCCGACGCCACCGCCGCCGCCCTCACCCTGACCTACCTCGACGACCACGTCGTCCTGGACGTCGCCGACGACGGCCGGGGCTTCACCGCCACCGACAGGCCCGGCGGCGTACGGGGCCATGGCCTGCCCGCCATGCGCGCCCGTCTCCAGCAGCTCGGCGGCACCCTCACCATCGAATCGACCCCCGGAGAGGGCACCGTGCTTTCCGCGGTCGCCCCCCTCCCGTCCTGA
- a CDS encoding ATP-binding protein, giving the protein MTGLDARRATVLTRRYELPRSPGTVRTCRELTQRALSEWFGPAGAPGQVAAEDALLLVSEVVTNAFAHGGVAYELRLDRTDRRLRVQVSDTSPVRPRSHGPHRADSTSGHGLYLLERLSAAWGWARRGGGKAVWFEVAVPPSRGGMPGPGACPAPGAPGRSPA; this is encoded by the coding sequence ATGACCGGCCTGGACGCACGGCGTGCGACCGTCCTCACCCGCCGCTACGAGCTACCGCGGAGCCCCGGGACGGTGCGGACCTGCCGCGAACTCACCCAGCGGGCTCTGAGCGAGTGGTTCGGCCCTGCGGGCGCGCCGGGGCAGGTCGCCGCCGAGGACGCCCTGCTGCTGGTCTCGGAGGTCGTCACCAACGCCTTCGCCCATGGCGGCGTCGCCTACGAACTCCGCCTCGACCGCACGGACCGCAGGCTGCGGGTGCAGGTCAGCGACACAAGTCCGGTACGGCCCAGGTCCCACGGGCCGCACCGAGCGGACAGCACCTCCGGACACGGGCTGTACCTGCTGGAGCGGCTCTCGGCGGCCTGGGGCTGGGCCCGCCGGGGTGGGGGCAAGGCGGTCTGGTTCGAGGTGGCGGTGCCGCCCTCGAGAGGCGGGATGCCGGGCCCCGGGGCATGTCCCGCGCCCGGCGCCCCCGGTCGGTCCCCGGCCTAG
- a CDS encoding trypsin-like serine protease, which translates to MNEQAGHARISEQKELFVFSLKPSRRRTVRTATVGALAAAACATLLTGSAGAIVNGTDSTERYPFMATIPESAPKYGVLDGNCGASLIDRQWVLTAAHCVTGEGLELEGIVRVGSDRRKTGGTVRRIDRTFVHPGYVNGEGKAANKDDVALIRLDRPVTQQPVRIAEKAGRPGTPTRLLGFGGTVDGELTFPDRLQELDTRLGAASECAPGYADATRLCTISTRPKAMACRGDSGGPQLQRGRDGRWELVGVTSGPGAPNVPCSGGPGLYSSAPAYAHWIRETVGGNGVEAPEKDGTGLAETGTDDAVAPLVGVASALVLAGGATTVALRRRKARRSV; encoded by the coding sequence TTGAACGAACAGGCTGGGCACGCACGCATCTCCGAGCAGAAGGAACTCTTCGTGTTCAGCCTGAAGCCGTCTCGTCGCCGTACGGTCCGCACCGCCACCGTCGGTGCCCTCGCCGCTGCCGCCTGCGCCACCCTCCTGACGGGCAGCGCCGGGGCGATCGTCAACGGAACCGATTCCACCGAGAGGTACCCGTTCATGGCGACGATCCCGGAGTCGGCGCCGAAGTACGGTGTGCTCGACGGAAACTGCGGCGCGTCGCTGATCGACCGGCAGTGGGTGCTGACGGCGGCCCACTGTGTGACGGGCGAGGGCCTTGAGCTGGAAGGCATCGTCCGGGTCGGCAGCGACCGGCGGAAGACCGGGGGCACGGTCCGCAGGATCGACCGGACCTTCGTCCACCCCGGCTACGTGAACGGCGAGGGCAAGGCCGCCAACAAGGACGACGTGGCGCTGATCCGCCTCGACCGGCCGGTCACCCAGCAGCCCGTCAGGATCGCGGAGAAGGCGGGACGGCCGGGCACCCCGACCCGGCTCCTCGGCTTCGGCGGCACCGTCGACGGCGAGCTCACCTTCCCGGACCGGCTCCAGGAGCTGGACACCCGCCTGGGCGCCGCCTCAGAGTGCGCGCCCGGCTATGCGGACGCGACGCGGCTGTGCACGATCAGCACCAGGCCCAAGGCCATGGCGTGCCGCGGCGACTCCGGCGGCCCGCAGCTCCAGAGGGGCCGGGACGGACGCTGGGAGCTCGTCGGGGTCACCTCGGGTCCCGGCGCCCCGAACGTGCCGTGCTCGGGAGGCCCCGGGCTCTACTCCAGCGCGCCCGCCTACGCGCACTGGATCCGGGAGACTGTCGGCGGCAACGGCGTCGAGGCGCCCGAGAAGGACGGCACCGGCCTCGCCGAGACCGGGACGGACGACGCTGTCGCGCCGCTCGTCGGCGTGGCCTCCGCCCTGGTCCTCGCCGGTGGCGCCACCACCGTCGCGCTCCGCCGCCGGAAGGCCCGCCGGTCCGTCTGA